In Aerosakkonema funiforme FACHB-1375, the DNA window AGATAAATGTAGAAAAATGAGCGATTTGAATCATCCCAAAGTTTCCGTTGTGATTCCTGCATACAATGCAATGCGCTATCTTCCAGCCACCTTGGATAGCGTTTTTAATCAAACTTACACCGATTTGGAAATTTTGATTATCGATGATGGCAGTAAGGATGAAACTGTAGAGTGGGTTGCTCAGATAACAGACCCCCGCGTGCAACTAATTTCACAACAAAACAAAGGTGTATCTGAAGCGCGTAACGCGGGTATTGCTAATGCTAGAGGTGAATACATAGCATTGTTAGATGCTGACGACCTGTGGGAACCAACTAAATTAGAAAAACAAGTACGCTGTTTGGAAGATAATCCCGCCGTAGGTCTGGTCTACACATGGGTAAAGTATGCTGATGAGGAAGGCAATCCCACAGAAAAAGTACAAACTGCCTATGTAGATGGCGATGTATTGAAGCATATTCTGCAAAGCAACATCCTTTGTTGTGCAAGTACACCAATGATTCGCCGCAGCTGCTTTGATGCTGTGGGGGTATTCGATTCAAAGTTAAGCGGTGTAGCCGATTGGGATATGTGGATTCGGATCGCTTCTCGCTACTTATTTGGATT includes these proteins:
- a CDS encoding glycosyltransferase family 2 protein: MSDLNHPKVSVVIPAYNAMRYLPATLDSVFNQTYTDLEILIIDDGSKDETVEWVAQITDPRVQLISQQNKGVSEARNAGIANARGEYIALLDADDLWEPTKLEKQVRCLEDNPAVGLVYTWVKYADEEGNPTEKVQTAYVDGDVLKHILQSNILCCASTPMIRRSCFDAVGVFDSKLSGVADWDMWIRIASRYLFGLIKEPLVLYRQHPNNMSNNCQAMLLDFHQLIERSFASVPPNLQYLKNRAYGHAYLYIAWKYLFHKDLKNAIDLNRQAIAHYPQLFFSKSYIRQSLILAAMRRFGPQGYTKMRDSLKQLISSKQPSLGNN